The following are encoded in a window of Polynucleobacter sp. VK25 genomic DNA:
- the coaD gene encoding pantetheine-phosphate adenylyltransferase, which translates to MTVAVYPGTFDPFTRGHEDLVRRASSIFKELIVGVADSRSKRPFFTLQERIDIAKEVLGHYPNVKVVGFTGLLKDFAREHHARVIVRGLRAVSDFEYEFQMAGMNRYLLPDVETLFLTPSDQYQFISGTFVREIASMGGDVSKFVFPSVEKWLVQKIAAGTQNKE; encoded by the coding sequence ATGACAGTTGCCGTATACCCTGGAACATTTGATCCATTTACTCGTGGTCACGAGGATTTGGTGCGCCGCGCCTCGAGCATTTTTAAAGAGCTCATTGTGGGTGTTGCCGATAGTCGTAGCAAGCGTCCATTCTTCACTTTGCAAGAGCGTATTGATATTGCCAAGGAAGTGCTTGGTCACTACCCCAACGTCAAAGTTGTTGGCTTTACTGGCCTGCTCAAGGATTTCGCTCGTGAGCATCATGCCCGTGTGATCGTGCGTGGTTTACGTGCAGTATCTGATTTTGAATATGAGTTCCAAATGGCCGGCATGAATCGTTACCTGCTTCCTGATGTTGAAACACTGTTCTTGACTCCATCTGATCAATATCAATTCATCTCCGGCACCTTTGTGCGCGAGATTGCTTCGATGGGTGGGGATGTGAGTAAATTTGTTTTCCCATCAGTAGAAAAATGGCTAGTCCAAAAAATCGCAGCAGGCACTCAGAATAAAGAGTGA
- a CDS encoding YfhL family 4Fe-4S dicluster ferredoxin: protein MALMITDECINCDVCEPECPNDAIYMGLEIYEINPDKCTECVGHYDAPQCRQVCPVDCIPFNPEHTETQDQLMVKFKLLTAAKKMNAA, encoded by the coding sequence ATGGCTTTAATGATCACAGACGAATGCATCAACTGCGATGTGTGCGAGCCAGAATGTCCAAATGATGCGATTTATATGGGCTTGGAGATTTACGAAATCAACCCTGATAAATGCACTGAATGCGTAGGTCACTACGATGCCCCTCAGTGTCGCCAGGTATGCCCGGTAGACTGCATTCCATTTAATCCTGAGCACACTGAAACTCAAGACCAATTGATGGTGAAGTTCAAGCTTTTAACTGCTGCCAAAAAGATGAATGCCGCTTAA